The Malus domestica chromosome 13, GDT2T_hap1 genome includes a window with the following:
- the LOC103439960 gene encoding photosystem I reaction center subunit II, chloroplastic-like yields MAMATQASLFTPTPSAPKTTADRTTTPWKQSVSSSFMAPKPLKLSTARTMRINASAEEKTVTPTKEAPVGFTPPELDPTTPSPIFGGSTGGLLRKAQEEEFYVITWESPKEQIFEMPTGGAAIMREGPNLLKLARKEQCLALGTRLRSKYKIKYQFYRVFPNGEVQYLHPKDGVYPEKVNPGRQGVGQNFRSIGKNVSPIEVKFTGKQVYDI; encoded by the coding sequence ATGGCCATGGCAACACAAGCCAGCCTCTTCACCCCAACTCCCTCAGCCCCAAAGACCACTGCTGACCGTACAACCACCCCATGGAAGCAATCAGTCTCCTCCTCCTTCATGGCCCCCAAGCCACTCAAGCTCTCCACCGCAAGAACGATGAGGATCAATGCCTCCGCTGAGGAAAAAACCGTGACCCCCACAAAGGAGGCCCCGGTAGGCTTCACCCCACCCGAGCTGGACCCAACAACACCCTCACCGATCTTCGGTGGCAGCACTGGCGGGCTGTTGAGGAAAGCGCAGGAGGAAGAGTTTTACGTGATCACATGGGAGTCACCAAAGGAGCAGATATTTGAGATGCCGACTGGCGGAGCTGCCATCATGAGGGAGGGTCCTAACTTGCTGAAACTGGCCAGGAAAGAGCAGTGCTTGGCTCTTGGAACTAGGCTTAGGTCCAAGTACAAGATTAAGTACCAGTTTTACAGGGTTTTCCCTAACGGGGAGGTCCAATACTTGCACCCCAAGGATGGTGTGTACCCTGAGAAGGTGAACCCTGGGCGCCAAGGGGTTGGCCAGAACTTCAGGTCGATTGGGAAGAATGTCAGCCCGATTGAGGTCAAGTTCACCGGCAAGCAAGTCTATGACATATGA
- the LOC103420774 gene encoding uncharacterized protein C24B11.05-like encodes MDSLSSSSPLDSIIFDLDDTLYPSNLGLGEACKKNIDDFLVEKCGFPVSKASSLRVELFKKYGSSLAGLRALGYDIDADDYHGVVHGRLPYDRIKPDPQLRNLLRSIAQRKIIFTNSDRKHAVKVLERLGVVECFDQIICFETMNPNLPSSTRPDEFPVVLKPSIEAMEIALRAADVDPRRTLFLDDNVRNVAAGKAVGFRTVLVGMTVKSKEADYLLENMNNMAQVITEVWVGGGGGKDGSNQRISRTRSEIDRDSVLTATAVGA; translated from the exons ATGGATTCCCTCAGTTCCTCTTCTCCCCTTGATTCTATCATCTTCG ATTTGGACGACACTCTGTACCCTTCCAACCTTGGACTCGGTGAAGCTTGCAAGAAGAACATCGATG ATTTTCTCGTTGAAAAATGTGGATTCCCGGTGAGCAAGGCCTCCAGCCTCCGCGTTGAGCTTTTCAAAAAATACGGCAGTTCCCTCGCTGGCTTACGA GCGTTAGGATACGACATCGACGCCGACGATTACCACGGTGTCGTGCACGGGAGGCTGCCGTACGATCGGATCAAACCCGACCCTCAGCTCCGAAACCTGCTCCGCAGCATCGCCCAGAGAAAAATT ATATTTACTAATTCCGACAGGAAGCACGCAGTGAAGGTGTTGGAACGTCTGGGAGTGGTGGAGTGCTTCGATCAGATCATATGTTTCGAGACGATGAACCCGAACCTGCCGAGTTCGACGAGGCCGGACGAGTTCCCGGTGGTCCTGAAGCCGTCCATAGAGGCCATGGAGATCGCGCTTCGGGCCGCGGATGTCGATCCTCGCCGCACG CTGTTTCTCGATGACAACGTGCGTAACGTCGCTGCGGGAAAGGCTGTTGGTTTTCGCACCGTTTTG GTTGGAATGACCGTGAAAAGCAAGGAAGCAGATTACTTATTAGAGAACATGAACAACATGGCACAAGTAATAACGGAAGTATGGGTAGGAGGAGGTGGCGGAAAGGATGGTAGTAACCAACGGATCAGCCGCACCAGGAGCGAAATCGATCGCGATTCCGTCCTCACCGCCACAGCTGTCGGAGCTTGA
- the LOC103453113 gene encoding probable linoleate 9S-lipoxygenase 5 (The RefSeq protein has 1 substitution compared to this genomic sequence), whose amino-acid sequence MEACCLKDKEKDNDDEKPDYMVSGSNRIRGKVVLMKKNVLDFNDLKASFVDRIHELLGKGVSMQLISATHPEAAANGLKSRGKLGKVAYLEKWATTITSLSAGETSFTVSLDWDESHGAPGALLIRNHHHSQFYLKTITLEDVPEHGQLHFVCNSWVYPAHRYKYNRIFFPNKAYLPSQTPELLHPYREEELANLRGSGSGELKEWDRVYDYAYYNDLGSPDKGPKYARPILGGSYEYPYPRRGRTGRKTTKTDPNSESRLPLLSLDIYVPRDERFGHVKFSDFLAYGLKSLVQILLPELKSLCDKTINEFDTFDDVVNLYEGGIKLPNGPTLKKIRERIPWELLKELIRSDGERFLKFPMPDVIKKDRSAWRTDKEFGREMLAGVNPVNITRLKEFPPVSKLDPKVYGNQNSSIREEHIKGNMNDLTVEEATEKNRLFILDHHDALMLYLRQINSTDTKTYATRTLLLLQEDGTLKPLAIELSLPHPQGDRHGAVSKVFTPPGQGNERIEESVWQLAKAYAAVNDSGYHQLISHWLNTHAVIEPFVITTNRQLSVLHPIHKLLHPHFRDTMNINALARQILINAGGVLEKTVFPGRFSMEMSAVIYKSWVFTEQALPADLLKRGMAVPDTTCPHGLRLLIEDYPFAVDGLEIWSAIETWVNEYCSLYYQSDDVVEGDSELQNWWTELRNIGHGDKKNEPWWPKMQTRAELIESCTIIIWVASALHAAVNFGQYSYAGYLPNRPTVSRRFMPEPGTAEYYELVSSPDTAFLKTITAQFQTLLGVSLIEILSRHSTDEVYLGQNDTPEWTSDAEALAAFARFGEKLMDIEKRIDARNKDNRLKNRVGPVDVPYTLLHPNTSDKSREGGLTGKGIPNSVSI is encoded by the exons ATGGAAGCATGTTGTTTgaaggacaaggagaaggacaatGACGACGAGAAGCCAGATTACATGGTGAGTGGGAGCAACAGAATCAGAGGAAAAGTtgtgttgatgaagaagaatgTGTTGGACTTCAACGACCTCAAAGCTTCATTCGTTGATAGAATCCATGAGCTCTTGGGCAAAGGTGTTTCCATGCAGCTCATTAGTGCCACTCATCCTGAAGCAGCAG CAAATGGATTGAAATCGAGAGGGAAGCTTGGAAAGGTTGCTTACCTGGAGAAATGGGCTACAACCATTACATCGTTGTCGGCCGGTGAAACtagttttaccatttccttggaTTGGGATGAGTCCCATGGAGCTCCCGGCGCTTTGCTGATCAGAAACCATCACCATAGCCAATTCTACCTCAAGACAATAACATTAGAAGATGTTCCCGAGCACGGTCAACTCCATTTTGTCTGCAATTCCTGGGTATACCCAGCACATCGTTACAAGTACAATCGGATATTTTTCCCCAACAAG GCCTACCTGCCATCTCAAACACCTGAGCTACTACACCCTTACAGGGAAGAAGAACTCGCCAATCTCCGAGGGAGTGGATCAGGCGAGCTAAAGGAGTGGGACAGGGTCTATGACTATGCTTACTACAATGATTTAGGGAGTCCAGACAAGGGTCCAAAATATGCCCGCCCTATACTTGGTGGGTCGTACGAGTATCCATatccaagaagaggaagaactGGTCGAAAAACAACTAAAACCG ACCCCAATTCCGAGAGCAGACTGCCGCTTCTAAGTCTAGACATTTATGTTCCAAGAGATGAGCGGTTTGGCCACGTGAAGTTTTCCGATTTTCTTGCTTATGGCCTGAAATCCCTAGTTCAAATATTGCTTCCAGAACTCAAGTCTTTGTGTGATAAAACTATCAATGAGTTTGACACCTTTGACGACGTAGTTAATCTCTACGAGGGAGGTATCAAGTTGCCAAATGGGCCTACACTGAAGAAAATAAGGGAGCGCATCCCTTGGGAGCTGCTTAAGGAACTGATTCGCTCAGATGGCGAGCGATTTCTCAAGTTTCCAATGCCTGATGTGATTAAAA AAGATAGGTCTGCATGGAGGACAGATAAAGAATTTGGGCGAGAAATGCTAGCAGGAGTGAACCCTGTTAACATCACCCGCCTCAAA GAGTTTCCCCCAGTCAGTAAGCTAGACCCTAAAGTATATGGGAATCAGAACAGTTCGATACGAGAAGAGCACATAAAAGGCAACATGAATGACCTCACTGTTGAAGAG GCAACTGAAAAGAACAGGCTATTCATATTAGATCATCATGATGCATTAATGTTATACCTGAGGCAAATAAACTCAACGGACACAAAGACGTATGCCACAAGAACTCTCCTCTTGCTGCAAGAAGACGGGACGTTGAAGCCTTTGGCAATTGAGCTAAGCTTACCACATCCACAAGGGGACCGTCATGGGGCTGTCAGCAAAGTTTTCACTCCACCAGGACAAGGCAATGAACGCATCGAGGAGTCGGTGTGGCAGCTTGCCAAAGCTTATGCTGCTGTAAACGATTCTGGCTATCATCAGCTTATCAGCCACTG gttAAACACACATGCTGTGATAGAGCCATTTGTGATCACAACAAATAGACAGTTGAGTGTACTTCACCCGATACATAAGCTTTTGCATCCGCACTTCCGGGACACAATGAACATAAATGCCCTGGCCAGGCAAATCCTCATCAATGCCGGTGGGGTGCTTGAGAAAACAGTCTTCCCAGGTCGATTCTCCATGGAAATGTCGGCTGTTATTTATAAGAGCTGGGTATTTACCGAGCAGGCATTACCTGCTGACTTGCTCAAGAG AGGAATGGCAGTTCCAGATACGACTTGTCCTCATGGCCTGAGACTTCTGATTGAAGACTACCCGTTTGCTGTTGATGGGCTAGAAATTTGGTCGGCGATTGAAACTTGGGTTAATGAATACTGCTCTTTGTACTACCAATCGGACGATGTGGTCGAAGGTGATTCTGAACTCCAGAACTGGTGGACAGAGCTCCGCAATATAGGCCACGGTGACAAGAAGAATGAACCATGGTGGCCTAAGATGCAAACAAGAGCTGAACTTATCGAATCATGTACCATAATCATATGGGTGGCTTCTGCCCTCCATGCAGCAGTCAATTTCGGGCAATACTCTTACGCTGGCTACCTCCCTAACCGCCCAACTGTAAGCCGACGTTTCATGCCTGAGCCAGGCACTGCTGAATATTATGAGCTTGTGTCCTCCCCTGACACAGCTTTCCTTAAAACAATTACAGCTCAGTTCCAAACTCTCCTTGGTGTATCTCTGATAGAGATTTTATCACGACATTCGACTGATGAGGTTTATCTAGGGCAAAACGATACTCCTGAGTGGACTTCAGATGCTGAAGCACTAGCAGCATTTGCAAGATTCGGAGAGAAGCTAATGGACATCGAAAAGAGAATCGATGCAAGGAACAAGGATAATAGATTGAAGAACAGAGTTGGGCCTGTAGACGTGCCTTATACCTTGCTTCACCCTAACACATCTGACAAGAGTAGAGAGGGTGGACTGACTGGAAAAGGAATTCCCAACAGTGTCTCAATCTGA